The genomic stretch GGAATATCTAGAAGAATCATGACAAGTGACAGTTTTGCCGGCTCTGGCTAAATGGATGGAGGTTTTTGACCCCTTTTACAATATTTCTAATCTAAAATTGCCATGTCCCCAGTTGTTTGGAACCTGTTGCAGACATTAATTCTAAGTAGTATTTACACAATCAATTAAGCAAATAAGGTTAACCCTTTACATAGTTTTTCTTTCCTGTCAACTTTGAATAATGGGGTTGTGATTCTTCTCTCTtaagcctctttcacacatgagtTTCTAGAGGAACTCCGGAGTATTCCGTAGCTGTCATTCACACATAGAGCACACAGCAGGAGATTTTCTGCATGGTGCACGCTCTCACAGCAGGAAATGAAACACAGGCTTTAGGTGTTGTGCAGCGCCTGGGCTACATGTTCAGGagaaactctggaacatttctgcacCATTCTCACATGCGCTGACTCAAATTTCACCCGGAGTCTTTACAAGGATGCCAGGAGGATAAAGTCCGGGTAAGGTCCGGGACGAATCTTGCAGGGGGTCTTGTTCACACATACAACTTATCTGGGTAAAATTTCTGGATTTTcttgcatgtgtgaaagggacaTTATATTTAACCTAGAATGGTGACCACAGATTTATTTGACCATTAAATGAGTAGTAATTTTCCATGTGGAAGGAGTCTGATGTCTGTTTCAAAAACTCTCTTGCAGTGGGCCAACATGAGCTGACAAAGCACCAAGTAGCTGTAAAGATCCTTAACAGGCAGAAGATCCGGAGTCTGGATGTAGTGGGCAAGATTCGGCGTGAGATCCAGAACCTCAAGCTGTTCCGGCACCCACACATAATTAAACTGTAAGTAGAACACTAGGTGAACTTTAGCTTAATGGCCAGTATGCAGATATGAAAAGCTACATTTAGATGAGTGGTTCATGTTATCTGCAAGTGATGAAATTAGTTTTCCATTCTATATCTTCCACAGAATCTGTGATCAAGTAAATGTTTTTGAGAGTAAATTGAGTAGacaatgcttaaaaatataaataaattagataGTGACTGTGCTCAAAATACAGatctattaaacatattttcctAACAGAGATAAGTGATAAAAATTATATGTTATATGATGGACAGAGATTGTAATGTTTACATACAGTAATTTCCTCAAAGtcagaggtgtttttttttttggcctgtgAACAGATTTACTTTGCTGAATCaagtatgaaataaaaaataattgtacATAATGCTTAGAATAAATCAATTTTCCAGCAtaagttttacaattacataaaTTATCTAATGTAATTTAGCCAAACAAATCATCATCTTAACAATCTCACCTCAAAAATATGGGAAAAATGCCTCCAGTGGCAGCTCAAAACAGAACACTgattttagtgtccaaatacgggacAGTTTTGAATCTGACTCAcgggatgtgtgtttgtgcagaacAGTCAGAAAGGAGGGTGTCTGCGCACATGAACTCACACCTAGGAAATTGGCTCTGGCTCACTGGGTTGGCCCAGGCCCACCGATGGTTACGCCCCTCCCTCACAGTGCTGGAATGTTTAACCCCGTTGTTCCCAAATTTTTCTGCTGTGCCCTCCTTTTGTAGATGAGAGTATTTTCATTTTGACTGCACAGATTGGGATATTTTTGCAACGGGCAATGACCTGGAGCAATTACACATTGTGCTTTAATACATAAACTCTTACATTGCAGATATTACTATAAAAAGTGTCttttaaaaatttcaaaatgaaaagcTGGGCTTCAACTACAGTCTACAAACTGATAGTTATGCAGGACTcgcatcctgtcactcacaagCTTATGAAACAACAATATCTAAAGAAAGAAATATCTCTAAAAAAGAAGACAATGGTTCTGCAACATCCCCTGATGCCTTTGTAGAAGTGTCAAATTCATGATGCTGCCTTCACACTGCAGCGAGGTGACGGCAGTCTTTGCCATCTGCTGGCCGCTTTGGGGCCTGTCACTTAAAAAAGCAAGCAGGTTTGTCTGCCCCAAGCAAGTGTATGTAGAGCTGGAGTCAAAACCTGTGCgggaattattatttttatttttatttctctcgctctttctctcttttgccCTTCaatcaatgttttttttgtctcctCCTGAGTGTTCATATGTGATTTGAATACATTATTTTTCTAAACTAGTGTATGTAGTTCGCAGTGACTTCATATTTAGatattgaataaattaaatgtttaaaccaaTGACAGCACTTCCCACTTCATTAAAGAGATTAAACAAGTGTAAATAGCCCCATGAGTAGAAAGTACATGTTCAGACACCTGATGCTGTGTTTATGCATCTGCTGTGCAGAGCGTTTATTTAGGCTGCAATAAAATTTGACTCACTTGAATAGATGAAAGTCTTGCGTGGGTACATCATAAACTATTATGATATCATATTAGTGTTTACCTCTAATTCTGGAGATCATGCagattaaatattttgtctAAATGAACATTATCCCCCAAGCCTAAAAGATGCACTGCATTCTATTtttcactctcagaaaaaaggtagtGCAGGTATAGCAGATATGTATAACAGATATAAAGGTATAACAGATATGTTATTGCCgctaaatgtacattttaaacaacTTTAGATTGACTTTGTAGACAAAGTATTGGTTCTTGTGACTTCtctttaaaacatatatatatatatatatatatgtgtgtgttagtagacTTCCATCTACTGCCATTCTTTCTGCTACTGTACTCAATATTGCACTTCATATTCTTGCTCTCTAATGGTATTAGGCCATGGACACTTTTCAAGAACCTTGTAGTTGGCTGTATGCATAAAGATAAGTACCTGGTCTCTTAGGTGGAACTGTCTGGACTGGGCTGGTCAGTTGTAGGTGTTGCGGAGCCCACTGGGTCTCCTCTATGTGCTCCTTTTACAGGGAGCACCACACTCTGCATGCAGCTCTGCATGTGCTTCACAGATTACTCTTTAAATAGGAAGGGTACCTTTGCCACATCCAGGTTGCCACTCAGATGCTATGCATAAAGGAGTTCAAAGGGGTGAGCACATGGAAGGGCTGGTGGGTCTCTGACAGCAAAGGGCATGTATAGGTGAACATCCCAATTCCAGCCACCCTCATTGATCAGGTGGTGAATTTGTTTTAAGTTAGGTTAAAAAGTTCCACAAGTCCATCTGACTGTAAATGATTaacaaatgtatgtaaatgtttaatCCAGAGAAACATACATCCCTTTTTCATTAACCAGGCAACAAATGGGTTGCCCTTGTTGGTGAGAACATCTGGTGTGTTCATGAGGCTGTACAAGAGGACCTGCTCCCTTGCAAGGTGCTTGGGATTGGTCGACCTCTGCAGTAATGTCTCCAGGTAGCATATAACCTCGCCCACAAGTGCTAAGATATAGTTGTGGACCCTGGCAGATTTTGGCTGTGACTTAACCACATCCATCCTCTACATTTCAAATGGAAAATCATTTATGAACAGTGGTATGAGGGCAGCAGCTTcctaggggggggggggacatcTCTGACAAGGAGTCCCACTAAGCTTGCAATAAAGCCACTGAATTCTTACAAAAATTCTGGATAGGGCCCTTGtggttttttaaatattaaacagtgaAACCGATCTCTGATGACTGGTTATGTTAATAGAAAGATTTACACAAGAGGTAAATGTACAACTGTTTTTATGGTTAATGGCTAAGGTATTACAGTAAATTCCACCTACATTGCTTCCTTTGCCTGATAACCTTGGGCTGTGTACATAATTATTACCTACAATTATATCTTCGGttaatatgaaatattcattGGGTCTAATCCAAGTTTGGGAGTTTGGGTTGGACATGAAACCTCAATTTTCTGATAAATTTTCATTAACAATGACAGTTTGAATTAATTTGCAGAGTAAATATTAAGTCAGAGGTGCTGTAGTTGTTGGGAAGAAGTGTTTGTTCTCCACAAGTTTATGTTTAATTCAAAGAACAGGCACATTCTCAATAGGGTTGTACATAGGTTATGTTTTAAGGGAGCAAGCAGAATGTTGGTTATGTCTTGCTGCTGCCTGGCTTCTGCTCTGAGTTGTCAGCAGTGGTTTCTTCTACTCTATTCACTAACCAGTAATGAATAAGTGACATGCTTCATGATCATTATACAACCATAAAATGAAATTTGACCTctgcaaaataaaagaacacagaCTAGGTATTTGCTCACAAATGTTACACTGAGACGCGGGCATTGGAGTGCATGCACACAGAAGGCAGACTGAGTGCTACAGACTTCTGTTGCTCATGAGATTGGTTTGCAAATTTTTAGAATGAGTTTTATTGCTAATTTACAAATTTCCCAGAGATCGGTTTCactgtttaatatttacaaaccACAAGGGTCCTATTCAGAATTCAGTAGCTTTATTGCAAGCTTTGTGGGACTCCTTGTCAGAGATTTGTGTGTACCTCTAGGAAGCTGCTGCCCTCATACCACAGTTCATAACTGATTTTCCATTTGAAATGTAGAGGATGGATGTGGTTAAGCCACAGCCAAAATCTGCCAGGGTCCGCAACTCTATCCTAGCACTTGTGGGTGAAGTTATATGCTACCTGTAGACATTACTGCAGGTTATGCATGGTACTTATTGTATTTTTGAACTGAGTatagatttgtgtgtgtttattgtccCTGGATTGGTTAACTGCCATGCAGGGCACTGAAATTCAGTCCAATATCACAAGCAAATATTTGCTAATCcttgcattttatttacattttgtacaaTGTCCCAACATATTTGGAAATGGGTTTGTATATTGAGATTAATCGATgtagaattttttttcccccgcCCCTATTGCGTAGCTCTTTAAAACTAATATCCAGATTTATCCAATTTATAAATCAGGATTATGAATGTTTTCTGGAAACTCAACTATTTttccatgttgttttttttttcaggtacCAAGTGATTAGCACCCCTACTGACATATTTATGGTCATGGAATATGTATCTGGAGGAGAACTTTTTGACTACATCTGCAAAAATGGGAAGGTGTGACCTTTTTATCAGctgttattattgtattattattgttctcTCTGGAGTCATTGAGAGTTGGTTTACTTTTTGAGATTTTTCCTTTGTGGTTGTCATCTTGTCTAGCTTGTTTGTCTCTAAGACCTAGAATTCTGTAAAGAAACATAAAATTAAAGTTttagattaaagtaaattatattttagcagatttaatgaattttgagacttttaataatatttaacataatgaCCAAAGTCTAAATTCATTCTTTTTGAACTGGCAATTTTTTCTTTATCCAAGTATAATTAAGCCTTAATCTGAGCATTTGTTCTTCTTATCAGCTGGATGAGAAGGAGAGTCGGCGTCTTTTCCAGCAGATTATTTCAGCAGTGGACTACTGCCACAGACACATGGTGGTACACCGAGACCTTAAGCCTGAGAATGTCTTGCTGGATGCTCATATGAATGCAAAGATTGCTGACTTTGGTGAGCAATGATGCACTGTTATTTCTgtcaataaatgttttacaagacaaagtggggggaaaaaaaaaaaatatatatatatatatatatatatatatataaaatacatctTTTTGATAATTGTGTCCTAGGCCTGTCAAACATGATGTCGGATGGTGAGTTTCTACGGACAAGTTGTGGCTCCCCTAACTATGCAGCTCCAGAAGTAATCTCTGGAAGGTACcgtgtttatttacttttaattacTCCATCCACTTCATGAAGCACTTGCTCCttgtatttttttcctctcagtATCTACTGTCCTTTACTCCGTGCTTtgctaaattaaattaaaatttatttgctCGTTAATTTTgctaaaaaattatatttttataaaaatctcATGTAACTTAGTAGTTCTGAATTTTTATTATGCATCCTGTTATGTCTTGTGGCTTTTCTTAATTCTGAGGTCTTTTGGCTAACCTAGTTATGTTCATACTCAGGTTGTATGCAGGTCCTGAAGTGGACATCTGGAGCAGTGGTGTGATACTTTATGCACTGCTGTGTGGGACGTTGCCATTTGATGATGACCATGTGCCAACACTCTTTAAAAAGATTTGTGATGGCATATTTTTCACACCGCAGTACCTGAACGCTTCAGTTATCAGCCTTCTCAAGCACATGCTGCAGGTGGACCCTATGAAGAGAGCCACCATTAAAGAAATCCGGTGAGATGCCTCACAATCTCAAACTTTTGTTTTTGAGCACAGCTTGTCACTGCATCCACTGCATTCACTCAGGTGCATTGATCTTACATGATTGTTGCAGTGACATTGatatggtggtgatggtggtggtgttggtgttaGTGTGTAATGTGTTGGTATGGGTgcactgcagtgctgctggagtttattaAATGTCAGTGCCAGAATAGGATTGTTTACTGTGCAAAACAATATTCAATTGACAATGTCATGTGACCACTGAACTACAGGTTGACTAAGATCTTTCTATAAAAAGTTccattcttttttaaaaaaaaaaaaaaaaagcaactacatttttaatatatattggGCAACCCGGATAGATTAAATGTTTAactggttattttattttaaatgtttgaaagGTGTTACTGTAGaaagaaacatttatttatctctTATACTTTTTAAGTGGTAGTATAACTATATGTACTATGTcagtgttatattttattaaatattttatgcaGTGAGGTATTTTGTCAGTTATGTGGTGGACATAAATCATCCTGATGTTTTTAGAAATTGACACATGGTAGGAAATCTGTTGAACATAAACTACTTAGTTGAACTATGATGAGCCATTTCCACTCAGCCAAGggggttattttttattttattttattattattattttttttatactggTCCCCATTACACCTTTCAATTATAAAAACCTTATTTCTAATGAACATAACTGGaaccatttttatttgttaatttctctttatttagaGAGGATGATTGGTTTAAGGAGGACCTACCTAAGTATCTATTTCCAGAGGATGCTTCATGTAGTACCACCATGATTGACGAGGAAGCACTGAAGGAAGTATGTGAGAAGTTTGAGTGTACTGAAGAAGAGGTCCTCAGCTGCCTTTACAGGTTTGaatctgttttgtttgtatCCATCAGTTATGTATTGGTTCATTTTAACATAATCCTTGAGTAGAGTAAATTTACAAATCATACATaagaaattacaaataaaaatacatagcCATTTAATTGTTTCATTATGGCCAATCTGTTTTAATTCatgataaatgtaatttaaatagaCTTTAATTTTGTTGAGTACAAAGTGttctatatatttaaattggCCAGTTTGacttaaaatttaaaaaccATGGTTGGTACAAATTTAGGTTAAAACCAATGGAATACGTTATTAAATTGATATTTCTgtgctgccccccccccccccccccttgtttCCATTATGTTAGTTTTACTTTGGATTTCATTCTGCAGTTGTCGTCACTAATCTGTTTTATATTGCACTGTgttatctttctttgttttgttggtaAAGTGTTATGAACAAgatctttttctttcttattgCTTTCAAACAGTCGTAATCACCAGGACCCTTTAGCTGTAGCATACCATCTGATTATAGACAACCGCCGCATTATGAGCGAGGCCAAGGACTTCTACTTGGCTTCTAGCCCTCCTGACTCCTTCCTGGATGACCTGCCGGCACATCACCACGCCAAGCCTCACCCAGAGCGAGTTCCCTTCCTCGTGGCTGAAACACAGCCAAGGCCACGGCATACACTGGATGAGCTCAACCCTCAGAAGTCGAAGCACATGGGCGTCCGGCGTGCCAAGTGGCATCTGGGCATCCGCAGCCAGAGCAGACCCAATGATATTATGAGTGAGGTGTGTCGAGCCATGAAGCAGCTGGACTATGAGTGGAAGGTAAAATAAAACCTTTTCAACATCTTTACAAGTCTGTTTTTAGTTTAGAGAGTTTAAagataaatttattttaaaagttttgtaAGCCAGATTTAAACATCAAATATCTTTCATTACATCtggaggaaaaagaaaacattttgattaaaactaatctgtttacttttttaaaactctttcttcccatcctgtttttgttctttgtcTGATGTTAGTTGTAGGTTTATGTAGATCATTATAAGTACTGTTTTTGTGATGGACATGTGCATATAGTATGTGTCTAGTGGCCAAGAAGACCAAGTCCAATTCCAGTAAGAAAACACGCCGCCAATATGTTACGACCCCTTTTTTAATAACTAAGGCTCATGCAAGTCTAGTTTAGGGTTCAAGAGTCAGTaacattaataaagaaataatagaAGTAAGTTCAACAAACGCTGTATTGGTAATATCACATGGCAGGTTTTAAAAGTCACATGTTAAACCTCAGGGTGAGCTGAATGCCAAAACGACAAACAAAATATCCTAAGTTACAAACAAAACTAACTTATCTAATATTAGGAACCAGTACCAATGACCAGAGTGGTTTAAGTACACTATGGTTGCACATTTCCACAAGGTAACACATGAAATATGTgtgggtggcgcagcaggtagtgtcgcagtcaca from Hoplias malabaricus isolate fHopMal1 chromosome 2, fHopMal1.hap1, whole genome shotgun sequence encodes the following:
- the prkaa1 gene encoding 5'-AMP-activated protein kinase catalytic subunit alpha-1, which translates into the protein MATDKPKHEGRVKIGHYILGDTLGVGTFGKVKVGQHELTKHQVAVKILNRQKIRSLDVVGKIRREIQNLKLFRHPHIIKLYQVISTPTDIFMVMEYVSGGELFDYICKNGKLDEKESRRLFQQIISAVDYCHRHMVVHRDLKPENVLLDAHMNAKIADFGLSNMMSDGEFLRTSCGSPNYAAPEVISGRLYAGPEVDIWSSGVILYALLCGTLPFDDDHVPTLFKKICDGIFFTPQYLNASVISLLKHMLQVDPMKRATIKEIREDDWFKEDLPKYLFPEDASCSTTMIDEEALKEVCEKFECTEEEVLSCLYSRNHQDPLAVAYHLIIDNRRIMSEAKDFYLASSPPDSFLDDLPAHHHAKPHPERVPFLVAETQPRPRHTLDELNPQKSKHMGVRRAKWHLGIRSQSRPNDIMSEVCRAMKQLDYEWKVVNPYYLRVRRKNPVTGMQTKMSLQLYQVDSRTYLLDFRSIDDDVVETKSGTATPRRSGSVGNYRTAVKNKNERNDCEDGGKDSSAPSTPPVTGGKHADGCLTSSLTSSVDSTGGESYPRPGSHTIEFFEMCANLIKLLAR